In Topomyia yanbarensis strain Yona2022 chromosome 2, ASM3024719v1, whole genome shotgun sequence, one DNA window encodes the following:
- the LOC131682389 gene encoding zinc finger protein 26-like, whose amino-acid sequence MTQSSTEAVMILRRPKICRICRAPDNDDLISVQLVQENVSISRMVHDLSGVEVTADKNLPQNVCLTCLERLRNAYQLRLQCISSDERLRKELYASAVDHKIESEAMVKLEIETLNLELEQNDENHEADEQHLTERLNTTELLETSDVSLSLDELKDHFPDTHSIPAQELIAILAPDEDEYRKKPGSMYLKHYDESDYEVVQQNDHYEQVKFIVARCCGCSERFSNKIDLLAHGHLIHKPKQNSKTDTIFECPVCFRQFNTEDAILQHRHCIDTNHYHCRECDILLNDRECMLGHLERAHSIEVRTEDNEQLICSEDSEQEDDGCEPISTLASLTTKQYKLIPTEHEYDLVEFTWLLCCGCGSFFEKREEFEQHSRDTHALERIEQHETFPFECSICYQRFRNQASLTYHSNAPNKRRIACRICEGIFKGESSYGKHLISYHGMVIDHKQAGNESVLEDNMGMDFEVQEIEEIKEEIGIEIIPEENPNEDEGMQNVEFILDFSEDDLDSDEEYLEDSKNVQPKPRKFNKYLPTRQRKEMGRVPGNLLRIIEELDGYNIVELLKKRCCRCLAFFNSLDELNEHTEEHRQQSLMESQSLDKPIKYQCEFCLKTFDIALVYVVHKRIREQKQFYQCKLCDFVIDSESRLKNHMLHNDQHAKFFNLFREDVSDRYDAVQLPGVRCCGCGHYFDNEAALEEHSSSVHPRDSKKDALKRTYTCMVCDKRCYNKSEVEAHQLKNGSTVRYYCKLCDFETPSEARMLKHLYSSIHNQALPSIEVKNVEVGFQKAGPLRYCCFEGCSLPFNDTNKLQEHVDSIHGGEKEANIAANGIRDNGKLQCDICFRVFRTVTLLKQHQLFNQRVPKSYVCSVCGVAKQNKTALTAHEMSHTGERPYACTVCDKRFASQTILTSHMKCHVPKQYQCTECGEKFARGENLKRHIRHLHSEAAYCCTYCPRKLKTREAQVLHERSHTGEKPFECRTEGCDKRYASITDRRRHEMASHTGERPHKCSYCLASFVRKRQLTIHERKHTGERPFVCNSCGKAFIDAPLLKKHACGAGR is encoded by the exons ATGACCCAGTCGAGTACCGAGGCCGTTATGATTTTACGACGACCAAAAATTTGCCGAATCTGTCGCGCACCGGACAATGATGATCTAATCTCAGTGCAGTTGGTACAGGAAAACGTTAGCATATCTCGGATGGTCCACGATTTGTCTGGAGTTGAG gtGACGGCCGACAAAAATTTGCCACAAAATGTTTGTCTTACGTGCCTTGAACGTTTGCGAAATGCTTATCAACTGCGACTACAGTGTATTAGTTCTGATGAGAGGTTGCGTAAAGAACTGTATGCCAGTGCCGTTGACCATAAAATAGAATCAGAAGCCATGGTAAAGTTAGAAATAGAGACATTGAATCTAGAGCTAGAGCAGAACGATGAAAATCACGAAGCTGACGAACAACATTTAACGGAAAGGCTTAATACAACGGAGCTGCTGGAAACAAGCGATGTAAGCCTATCTCTAGACGAGTTGAAGGATCATTTTCCTGACACTCATAGTATTCCTGCTCAAGAACTCATTGCGATATTGGCTCCAGACGAGGACGAATATAGAAAGAAACCTGGTTCCATGTATTTGAAACATTACGACGAATCAGATTACGAAGTTGTACAGCAGAATGACCACTACGAGCAGGTTAAATTCATCGTTGCTCGCTGTTGCGGTTGCTCGGAACGTTTCTCGAACAAAATTGACTTGCTTGCGCATGGTCATTTGATTCATAAACCTAAACAAAATAGTAAAACTGATACAATTTTTGAGTGTCCCGTGTGTTTTCGGCAGTTTAATACAGAGGATGCCATTTTGCAGCATCGGCATTGTATCGATACTAACCACTATCATTGTCGAGAATGTGACATACTGCTAAATGATCGAGAGTGTATGCTTGGTCATTTGGAGCGCGCTCATTCAATTGAAGTTAGGACCGAGGATAATGAACAACTGATATGCTCTGAGGATAGCGAACAAGAAGATGATGGATGTGAGCCTATTTCAACGTTAGCTTCGCTAACCACTAAACAATACAAATTGATACCTACTGAACATGAATATGACTTGGTGGAATTTACCTGGTTGCTTTGCTGCGGTTGTGGCAGCTTTTTCGAAAAACGGGAAGAATTCGAACAACACTCAAGAGATACACATGCCCTAGAACGAATCGAACAGCACGAAACGTTCCCGTTCGAGTGTAGCATTTGCTATCAACGCTTTAGGAACCAGGCCTCTCTAACGTATCACAGCAATGCTCCCAACAAACGGAGAATAGCCTGTCGAATCTGTGAAGGTATATTCAAGGGTGAAAGTTCCTACGGGAAGCATTTGATTAGCTATCATGGAATGGTCATTGATCACAAGCAAGCAGGCAATGAATCTGTGTTGGAAGACAATATGGGTATGGATTTTGAAG TTCAAGAAATAGAGGAAATTAAAGAGGAAATAGGTATTGAAATTATCCCAGAGGAGAATCCGAATGAAGATGAAGGCATGCAAAATGTagaatttattttggatttttccgAAGATGATTTAGACTCAGATGAAGAGTATCTAGAGGATTCCAAAAATGTTCAACCAAAACCtagaaaatttaacaaatattTACCAACCAGGCAACGCAAGGAGATGGGTCGCGTGCCAGGAAATTTACTTCGCATTATCGAGGAGCTTGATGGATACAATATTGTTGAACTCTTGAAAAAGCGATGCTGTCGCTGCTTAGCGTTTTTTAACTCACTAGACGAATTGAACGAACACACCGAGGAGCACAGGCAACAATCACTAATGGAAAGCCAAAGTTTGGACAAACCAATCAAATACCAGTGCgagttttgtttgaaaacttttgaTATCGCCCTGGTATACGTGGTTCACAAGAGAATTCGTGAACAGAAGCAATTTTACCAATGTAAATTGTGTGATTTTGTGATTGATTCCGAGTCTCGACTCAAAAATCACATGTTGCACAATGATCAGCATGCGAAATTTTTCAATCTGTTTCGAGAAGACGTTAGTGATAGATACGATGCTGTACAATTACCTGGTGTACGCTGTTGTGGCTGCGGTCATTATTTTGACAATGAGGCAGCTCTAGAGGAACATTCCAGTTCGGTACATCCAAGAGATAGCAAGAAGGACGCCCTGAAACGAACGTACACCTGTATGGTGTGTGACAAGCGCTGCTACAATAAGTCCGAAGTTGAAGCTCATCAGCTGAAGAACGGATCTACTGTTCGCTATTACTGCAAACTGTGCGACTTCGAGACGCCTAGTGAAGCTAGAATGTTAAAGCATTTATACAGTTCAATACACAATCAGGCGCTGCCATCGATCGAGGTAAAAAATGTTGAAGTTGGCTTCCAAAAGGCTGGACCGCTTCGTTACTGTTGCTTTGAGGGTTGCAGTTTGCCGTTTAACGACACTAACAAACTGCAAGAGCATGTCGATTCTATACATGGAGGTGAGAAAGAAGCGAATATCGCAGCAAATGGCATCCGGGACAATGGTAAACTACAGTGTGATATTTGCTTTCGTGTGTTTCGAACAGTAACTTTACTAAAGCAACATCAGTTATTTAATCAGCGTGTGCCTAAGAGCTATGTTTGTTCTGTATGTGGTGTAGCTAAGCAAAACAAAACAGCTCTTACGGCGCACGAGATGAGTCATACCGGTGAAAGACCTTACGCATGTACAGTGTGTGACAAG CGATTTGCCTCTCAAACAATTTTAACCTCCCACATGAAATGCCATGTCCCGAAGCAGTACCAGTGTACAGAGTGCGGCGAAAAGTTTGCCCGCGGGGAGAATCTCAAGCGTCACATACGCCATCTCCATTCCGAGGCTGCTTACTGTTGCACTTACTGTCCGCGCAAGCTTAAAACACGTGAGGCACAGGTCCTTCACGAAAGATCACACACGGGTGAGAAACCGTTTGAGTGTCGCACTGAGGGATGTGATAAGCGGTATGCTAGTATCACCGACCGGAGGCGACATGAAATGGCCAGCCACACGGGTGAACGGCCTCACAAGTGTTCCTACTGTTTGGCATCATTCGTGCGGAAGCGTCAGCTGACTATTCACGAGCGAAAGCACACCGGGGAGCGACCGTTTGTTTGTAATAGCTGCGGGAAAGCTTTCATAGATGCACCGCTTCTGAAGAAGCATGCCTGCGGTGCAGGTCGGTGA